The DNA sequence GACCGAGAATCTCAGTGAAGAGCACGATAAGTATCTGTATGGTGAATAAATGGCAGTCCTGCTCGACACCAGTTACTTTGTAGCATATATCAACAGCCGCGACAGGAACCACCAGCGTTCAAGGGAATTATCACCTGACATTTTCGCGGGTAAATACGGCCCGACAGTGGTTACCGACCATATTTTCGATGAGACCATAACCACCTGCATGCACCGGGTCAATAATACACCTGAGATTGAAAAATTAGGTGACTACATACTGGATTCTGAAATTGAATTATTCCAGGTAAACAATACCTTCGCCACATCTGTTGTTAAAATAATATAGTTTTTGTGATATAACTTTACCTCAGACTTTATCAAAATCTAACGATTCACCATTTATTAACCAAACATATTTCATATATAAACTCTTACCTCTTCTTATGGGCCGGAATAGAGTCTATCATATCGTAAAAAAAATTAGCTTGAATGATCTTGACAAAACCATCAAAGGAAAGGAAAAAGAACTTCGCTTGCTGAAAAGGCTATACTTTATACGGTTCTTATACCATGGAGATGCCATAGAGAAAGCAAGTGAAAAAGTTGGGATAACAGAACCGACTGCTTATGAATGGCTTAAACGATGGAATAAATTCGGTTACGAAGGCCTTATTCCACACTTCAGTGGAGGTCCAGAACCAAAACTCAACGAAGAAGATATTGAAGAATTAAAGAGCCTCCTCAAAAGTAAAGATAGCTGGAAATTAAAAGAAGTTCACAAGCTAATCAAAGAGCAGTTTGGTGTTGATCATTCTGAAATGCATGTCTGGAGGATTATGTTAAAGCTGGGACATGCGCCATCACAGCTTTAATGGAAAAGCAGTTTTTATCGAAACCTGGATTAATAATTTTTTTAGAACTATAACTTAAATATGTTATGTTAATGAGGGGATTTTATGTTTGACACATTAGCTATTTTGTTATGTCTAAATAGTTGCTTGGATACAACGACATTAAACCAGTTAAAAACAATCGTGGCTGCCATGTTAGCCATGACCGGCAGAGTGACCATGCTTGGGATATCACGTTGGGCAGGTGAAGGTGGTAGTTATCGTACAGTTCAACGATTTTTCAATACACCAAATTGCATGGGCAAACGTTCATTGGTATCTGATCCGCCATTGTTTTTTGGATAGCGATGACACATTCCTTATAGCTGGTGACGAAACAATCGTGACAAAAGCCGGAGACGCGACATATGGTCTCGATTGATTTTTTTCATCAATTTTTGGAAAAACAGTGCCTGGTTTATCGTTTTTCACGTTTTCGCTGATAAGTACAAAGCGGCGAACCTCCTATCCACTGATAACCCAACAGATGATACGTTCTTAAGAAAATACAATATCGGAAGATTCTATTTCTACGAAACAAAGCAAAAAGGAACTGAATAAATCTAACAAAAAAAGAGGGAGAGGCAGGCCCAAAGGCAGTAAAAGCAAAAGCAAGGAGATTATCGACTTACCACCTTATCTATGTTTTATTCAGAATAATCTTAAGAAAGTGCTGCAGATGATTGGTTATACCATCCCTATTGCCTATGGTGTGCTTGATGGCGCATTTGGACACAACAACGCTTTACAAATGGTCAGACAATGCGAAATACACATCATTTCAAAATTATAATGCAATTCTGCACTCTATTTTCCGTATAAAGGCACATATGGAGGGCGTGGTGCAAAAAGAAAATATGGTGATAAAATTAACTACAACAACATCCCACGCAGGTATTTGAAAAATACCACTACTGAAAAATCAATTAGAGTAGATATTTATCAAATGACCATGCTGCATAAGTTATTTGGTAAAAAGCTAAATGTGGTCATTATTGTTAAAACCAATCTCAAAACTTTAGCCAGGGGGCATGTGATTTTGTTCAGCAGTGATTTGGATTTAGCATATGACAAGTTGATTGATTATTACAAGCTACGTTTTCAGATTGAGTTTAATTTCCGAGATGCAAAACAATATTGGGGCTTGGAAGATTTTATGAATGTCAAGGAGACTCCTGTAATTAACGCTGCTAACCTGGCTTTTTTCATGGTGAATGTTTCTCAGGCTTTAATTGACAATGTTCGTCAGGATAATCCTGTATTTGGAGTTCAAGATCTTAAGGCATACTTCAGAGGTGGAAAATATGTCAATGAAACATTAAAATTGCTACCGCAAAAACCAGATCGAATTTTAATTCAGCAAATATTTGATAAAATAACGAAAATAGGTGGTATTAGTGGTGGTTAGTATTGGTTAATGGCGAAGGTATTGTAATTAGATTTAATATTATTTTATCGAGAAGACATTTATTCATAATGTTTACATTGTCATCTCATATACAATTGGCTTCATTTGCCCGGAGTATACCAAAAGCAAACCCGAAACATTTTTTAACACCAATACAACATCTATATGGATTCAAATGACCAAACAACCTGTACTCAACATACTCAAAGATATATTCCAGGCATGTGAATATGAAGTGGATTCGTCCTATTTATCGGATATGGTGGCAACCAAAGGAACTTCGGACCGCGTTTATGTCAAACTTGACAGGGAAGTTGACTATAACTCGTTACGAAGGTTTGCCGATTCCATGAAAAACACTGATGGTAAAGGGCTCTATATCCTGTTGAACAATGCCGACAGCAGATTTGGAGACTTCGCTGCTAACCACGGATTAATACTATGGGACCAGTCTAAGCTGGAACAGCAGATAGGCAGGGCTATACTGGCCAACGCTTCAGGTGAACCAATGGACCTGATATTGGAAACGCCAAATACTGAATCTCATGGGAACATTTTTGAAACCCCTGTTGCCAGTAACCAACAGGATGGAGGTATGTTTGGATTGTTCAGTGACCGTTCTGCTCCACAAAAAGAACCAAGACCCACTTCAGAATCCACATTCAAATGGCCCGAATTCAACTCGCCTGCGAGAGATAATGACTCATACAGGAATGACAACCTTGATATGAATCGTATCAGGGAAACTCCAGAGCTATCCGGACCTGATGAAAAGTTAATTCGCATCCCGCTTCCATCATTTCCTATCAATATGGCGAAAACCAGTGCCATCAAGATAGGTCAGGCAAAAGTTGGTAATGTACAGGATTTCCTCCTGAAATTCATACCATATTACAGTTACCGGTATGACTTTGAGACCAAAAGGAAATTAGCCTCAGAGATTGTTGACCTCAGCGGGCAGGGTGAAGGAATGGTGAATGCCATTACCGGTGAAAACAAATTTACCCGGATCAACGGAGTCCTTGAACATACTGATATTCCAACTGAGAACTACCACATCAAGGAACCAGTTATTATTGACAGCGATGCCCAGGATACGGCATTGAATGCCATTATCAGTAAACACACCAAGAGAATGAAAAAAGATGAAATAAAAGGTGATACCATTGTTTATGAGAACAAGACAGTAGCACCGGGCAAGAATGATATCAACATGCCCATCAGGTTAATATATGTCCCTGTCTGGGAGATACATGGTAAAAGCAATACTATTGATATCAATGCCTATGATGGGCACGTAGTGGAAGAACCACT is a window from the ANME-2 cluster archaeon genome containing:
- a CDS encoding helix-turn-helix domain-containing protein, producing MNDLDKTIKGKEKELRLLKRLYFIRFLYHGDAIEKASEKVGITEPTAYEWLKRWNKFGYEGLIPHFSGGPEPKLNEEDIEELKSLLKSKDSWKLKEVHKLIKEQFGVDHSEMHVWRIMLKLGHAPSQL